A portion of the Choristoneura fumiferana chromosome 6, NRCan_CFum_1, whole genome shotgun sequence genome contains these proteins:
- the LOC141429119 gene encoding spermatogenesis-associated protein 20 isoform X2, with amino-acid sequence MPTGRAALLLRRLSTGDSKLKSLNLNQNTTKEPILANAVCTHRDLSFSKRISSFSQNNQLPVVTPQITRSFSDNIIKMTSSSPETNAIEVPKHTNALVSEKSPYLLQHAHNPVQWYPWCQEAIDRAKKENKLIFLSVGYSTCHWCHVMEKESFENEDVAKVMNEHYINIKVDREERPDIDRIYMLFVMATTGGGGWPMSVFLTPDLLPVTGGTYFPPEDRWGRPGFKSILLSLAKKWKENKDQFNQAGAAIMDALQNISKVDNELSPSVPGEETWNKCVQKYISAFEPDFGGFGLAPKFPQCSIFNFLFHFYARDKSDPEGKQCLEMCLHTLTKMAKGGIHDHISSGFARYSVDNDWHVPHFEKMLYDQAQLVTAYTDAFIATKDDFYAEVVRDIIKYVNRDLRHESGGYYSAEDADSYPVHGATHKKEGAFCVWEYDEIESLVGDKKINEIAYMDIICDYFSIDEGGNISPESDPHGELAKKNVLIVYGSKEETAKKFDLTIEKFNQVLTECTEILYKARLERPRPHLDSKMLCSWNALMISGLAQAGQGLGEKDYVEDAIKTANFIKQYLYDPVEKTLIHSCYRAADGSIAQIAKPIRGFLDDYAFLVRSLLDLYEASLDLRWLNWARELQQKQDELFWDNDNGGYFTCSDDDSTVVLRLKGEQDGAEPAGNSVACHNLLRLAAYADKSAVESGGDHEREMAKKLLTAFSRRLIENPTALPEMMSALMFYNDSPTQVLIAGGCNDPRTLELVRVVRSRLLPGRVLAVADPAADSPAVLSRIRSVGDAPTAYVCRRYACSLPVTDVKQLENLLDEATVPPSKPN; translated from the exons ATGCCAACTGGCCGAGCAGCGTTGTTGCTGCGGCGTTTGTCGACGGGAGATAGCAAACTGAAGAGTCTGAACTTGAATCAAAACACAACCAAGGAGCCGATTTTGGCTAACGCGGTGTGCACTCATCGTGATCTGAGCTTTTCGAAAAG aatttcaTCATTTAGTCAGAACAACCAGCTGCCAGTTGTAACTCCCCAAATTACAAGGAGTTTTagtgataatattataaaaatgacaTCAAGCAGTCCTGAAACCAATGCAATTGAAGTGCCAAAACATACTAATGCTTTAGTATCTGAAAAGTCACCTTATTTACTTCAACATGCTCACAATCCTGTGCAATGGTACCCATGGTGCCAGGAAGCCATAGATAGggccaaaaaagaaaacaaactcATCTTCCTGTCTGTGGGTTACTCCACTTGCCATTGGTGTCATGTTATGGAAAAAGAGTCCTTTGAAAATGAAGATGTTGCCAAAGTTATGAATGAGCATTACATAAACATTAAAGTGGACCGTGAAGAGCGGCCTGATATCGACCGCATTTACATGCTGTTTGTAATGGCTACCACAGGAGGTGGAGGTTGGCCTATGTCTGTCTTTCTTACTCCTGATTTGCTTCCAGTGACGGGAGGTACTTACTTCCCTCCTGAAGATCGCTGGGGCCGTCCAGGCTTTAAAAGCATCCTGCTATCTCTTGCCAAAAAATGGAAAGAAAATAAAGACCAATTCAATCAAGCTGGTGCTGCAATAATGGATGCCCTGCAAAACATATCCAAGGTTGATAATGAACTATCCCCATCTGTCCCTGGAGAAGAGACATGGAACAAATGTGTGCAGAAATACATATCTGCCTTCGAACCAGATTTTGGTGGATTTGGATTAGCTCCAAAGTTCCCTCAGTGCTCCATTTTCAATTTCCTGTTCCACTTCTATGCTCGTGATAAATCTGATCCAGAAGGGAAACAATGCTTAGAGATGTGTTTGCATACATTGACTAAGATGGCTAAAGGTGGCATTCATGACCACATATCTAGTGGCTTTGCTCGGTATTCTGTGGACAATGATTGGCATGTCCCTCATTTTGAAAAGATGCTGTATGATCAGGCCCAACTGGTGACTGCTTATACTGATGCGTTTATTGCAACTAAAGATGATTTTTATGCTGAAGTAGTTCGTGATATAATCAAGTATGTTAATAGAGATCTGAGACATGAATCTGGAGGATATTACAGTGCTGAAGATGCAGACTCTTACCCTGTCCATGGAGCAACTCATAAGAAAGAAGGCGCATTTTGTGTGTGGGAATATGATGAAATTGAATCTCTGGTTGGTGACAAAAAGATCAATGAAATAGCTTATATGGATATTATATGTGATTACTTCAGTATTGACGAAGGAGGAAACATTTCGCCAGAGAGTGACCCTCATGGAGAGCTTGCAAAGAAAAATGTTCTAATTGTCTATGGAAGCAAAGAGGAGACTGCGAAAAAGTTCGATTTGACTATTGAAAAGTTTAATCAAGTGCTTACAGAATGCACAGAGATTCTGTACAAAGCCCGCTTGGAAAGACCGCGGCCGCATTTGGATAGCAAAATGCTGTGCTCTTGGAATGCTTTGATGATCTCAGGATTGGCTCAAGCCGGCCAGGGGCTGGGGGAAAAAGACTATGTCGAAGATGCCATTAAAACtgcaaattttattaaacagtACTTATATGACCCAGTTGAAAAAACATTGATTCATTCTTGCTACAGAGCTGCGGATGGATCAATCGCACAAAT AGCGAAGCCCATCAGGGGTTTCCTTGACGACTACGCGTTTTTAGTCAGAAGTCTCTTGGACCTGTACGAGGCGTCTTTGGACCTACGCTGGTTGAACTGGGCGCGCGAGCTACAACAGAAGCAGGACGAGTTGTTTTGGGACAATGACAACGGCGGGTACTTTACGTGTTCGGATGATGACAGCACTGTTGTTTTACGGTTGAAAGGAG agcAAGATGGCGCCGAACCGGCTGGCAACAGTGTGGCATGCCACAACTTGCTACGCCTAGCAGCGTATGCCGACAAAAGTGCGGTGGAATCCGGTGGCGACCATGAGCGAGAAATGGCGAAGAAACTGCTAACTGCTTTCTCGAGGCGACTGATCGAGAATCCGACGGCTTTGCCGGAAATGATGTCCGCGCTTATGTTCTACAATGATTCGCCTACgcag GTTCTGATAGCCGGCGGTTGCAACGACCCCCGCACCCTGGAGCTAGTACGGGTGGTGCGTTCGCGTCTGCTGCCCGGCCGAGTGCTCGCCGTCGCTGATCCCGCTGCCGACTCGCCCGCCG TGTTAAGCCGCATCAGGTCTGTGGGAGACGCGCCGACAGCTTACGTGTGCCGTCGTTACGCGTGCTCGCTGCCCGTCACTGATGTCAAGCAACTTGAAAATCTGCTCGACGAAGCCACGGTGCCCCCTTCCAAGCCAAACTAA
- the LOC141429119 gene encoding spermatogenesis-associated protein 20 isoform X1: MPTGRAALLLRRLSTGDSKLKSLNLNQNTTKEPILANAVCTHRDLSFSKRISSFSQNNQLPVVTPQITRSFSDNIIKMTSSSPETNAIEVPKHTNALVSEKSPYLLQHAHNPVQWYPWCQEAIDRAKKENKLIFLSVGYSTCHWCHVMEKESFENEDVAKVMNEHYINIKVDREERPDIDRIYMLFVMATTGGGGWPMSVFLTPDLLPVTGGTYFPPEDRWGRPGFKSILLSLAKKWKENKDQFNQAGAAIMDALQNISKVDNELSPSVPGEETWNKCVQKYISAFEPDFGGFGLAPKFPQCSIFNFLFHFYARDKSDPEGKQCLEMCLHTLTKMAKGGIHDHISSGFARYSVDNDWHVPHFEKMLYDQAQLVTAYTDAFIATKDDFYAEVVRDIIKYVNRDLRHESGGYYSAEDADSYPVHGATHKKEGAFCVWEYDEIESLVGDKKINEIAYMDIICDYFSIDEGGNISPESDPHGELAKKNVLIVYGSKEETAKKFDLTIEKFNQVLTECTEILYKARLERPRPHLDSKMLCSWNALMISGLAQAGQGLGEKDYVEDAIKTANFIKQYLYDPVEKTLIHSCYRAADGSIAQIAKPIRGFLDDYAFLVRSLLDLYEASLDLRWLNWARELQQKQDELFWDNDNGGYFTCSDDDSTVVLRLKGEQDGAEPAGNSVACHNLLRLAAYADKSAVESGGDHEREMAKKLLTAFSRRLIENPTALPEMMSALMFYNDSPTQVLIAGGCNDPRTLELVRVVRSRLLPGRVLAVADPAADSPAGMSDILLSRIRSVGDAPTAYVCRRYACSLPVTDVKQLENLLDEATVPPSKPN; encoded by the exons ATGCCAACTGGCCGAGCAGCGTTGTTGCTGCGGCGTTTGTCGACGGGAGATAGCAAACTGAAGAGTCTGAACTTGAATCAAAACACAACCAAGGAGCCGATTTTGGCTAACGCGGTGTGCACTCATCGTGATCTGAGCTTTTCGAAAAG aatttcaTCATTTAGTCAGAACAACCAGCTGCCAGTTGTAACTCCCCAAATTACAAGGAGTTTTagtgataatattataaaaatgacaTCAAGCAGTCCTGAAACCAATGCAATTGAAGTGCCAAAACATACTAATGCTTTAGTATCTGAAAAGTCACCTTATTTACTTCAACATGCTCACAATCCTGTGCAATGGTACCCATGGTGCCAGGAAGCCATAGATAGggccaaaaaagaaaacaaactcATCTTCCTGTCTGTGGGTTACTCCACTTGCCATTGGTGTCATGTTATGGAAAAAGAGTCCTTTGAAAATGAAGATGTTGCCAAAGTTATGAATGAGCATTACATAAACATTAAAGTGGACCGTGAAGAGCGGCCTGATATCGACCGCATTTACATGCTGTTTGTAATGGCTACCACAGGAGGTGGAGGTTGGCCTATGTCTGTCTTTCTTACTCCTGATTTGCTTCCAGTGACGGGAGGTACTTACTTCCCTCCTGAAGATCGCTGGGGCCGTCCAGGCTTTAAAAGCATCCTGCTATCTCTTGCCAAAAAATGGAAAGAAAATAAAGACCAATTCAATCAAGCTGGTGCTGCAATAATGGATGCCCTGCAAAACATATCCAAGGTTGATAATGAACTATCCCCATCTGTCCCTGGAGAAGAGACATGGAACAAATGTGTGCAGAAATACATATCTGCCTTCGAACCAGATTTTGGTGGATTTGGATTAGCTCCAAAGTTCCCTCAGTGCTCCATTTTCAATTTCCTGTTCCACTTCTATGCTCGTGATAAATCTGATCCAGAAGGGAAACAATGCTTAGAGATGTGTTTGCATACATTGACTAAGATGGCTAAAGGTGGCATTCATGACCACATATCTAGTGGCTTTGCTCGGTATTCTGTGGACAATGATTGGCATGTCCCTCATTTTGAAAAGATGCTGTATGATCAGGCCCAACTGGTGACTGCTTATACTGATGCGTTTATTGCAACTAAAGATGATTTTTATGCTGAAGTAGTTCGTGATATAATCAAGTATGTTAATAGAGATCTGAGACATGAATCTGGAGGATATTACAGTGCTGAAGATGCAGACTCTTACCCTGTCCATGGAGCAACTCATAAGAAAGAAGGCGCATTTTGTGTGTGGGAATATGATGAAATTGAATCTCTGGTTGGTGACAAAAAGATCAATGAAATAGCTTATATGGATATTATATGTGATTACTTCAGTATTGACGAAGGAGGAAACATTTCGCCAGAGAGTGACCCTCATGGAGAGCTTGCAAAGAAAAATGTTCTAATTGTCTATGGAAGCAAAGAGGAGACTGCGAAAAAGTTCGATTTGACTATTGAAAAGTTTAATCAAGTGCTTACAGAATGCACAGAGATTCTGTACAAAGCCCGCTTGGAAAGACCGCGGCCGCATTTGGATAGCAAAATGCTGTGCTCTTGGAATGCTTTGATGATCTCAGGATTGGCTCAAGCCGGCCAGGGGCTGGGGGAAAAAGACTATGTCGAAGATGCCATTAAAACtgcaaattttattaaacagtACTTATATGACCCAGTTGAAAAAACATTGATTCATTCTTGCTACAGAGCTGCGGATGGATCAATCGCACAAAT AGCGAAGCCCATCAGGGGTTTCCTTGACGACTACGCGTTTTTAGTCAGAAGTCTCTTGGACCTGTACGAGGCGTCTTTGGACCTACGCTGGTTGAACTGGGCGCGCGAGCTACAACAGAAGCAGGACGAGTTGTTTTGGGACAATGACAACGGCGGGTACTTTACGTGTTCGGATGATGACAGCACTGTTGTTTTACGGTTGAAAGGAG agcAAGATGGCGCCGAACCGGCTGGCAACAGTGTGGCATGCCACAACTTGCTACGCCTAGCAGCGTATGCCGACAAAAGTGCGGTGGAATCCGGTGGCGACCATGAGCGAGAAATGGCGAAGAAACTGCTAACTGCTTTCTCGAGGCGACTGATCGAGAATCCGACGGCTTTGCCGGAAATGATGTCCGCGCTTATGTTCTACAATGATTCGCCTACgcag GTTCTGATAGCCGGCGGTTGCAACGACCCCCGCACCCTGGAGCTAGTACGGGTGGTGCGTTCGCGTCTGCTGCCCGGCCGAGTGCTCGCCGTCGCTGATCCCGCTGCCGACTCGCCCGCCGGTATGTCCGACATAC TGTTAAGCCGCATCAGGTCTGTGGGAGACGCGCCGACAGCTTACGTGTGCCGTCGTTACGCGTGCTCGCTGCCCGTCACTGATGTCAAGCAACTTGAAAATCTGCTCGACGAAGCCACGGTGCCCCCTTCCAAGCCAAACTAA